The sequence TTTGGCAGGCATACGGACAGGGAGACAGGTGTTGGTCCCTGGTTTGAGCCCTTTCAGTTAGAGTGGACCTTTAACTTTCTTGGTGCAGGAAAAAAAGGGGGGTACTGAGCCCTTTTCACCTCCCCTCTTTTCAAATCATCCCCGGCCTTCTTTCCATAAGGTCGGGGATGATAAATGTAATGCCACACATTGACCGAATGTCCATTTATAATAAGAACATCATACTCCTGCCTGACTTGACATAACCCTATTGCATAGTAGAGTTATAAATAGAAATAAGTTATTGAATATATTCTCTACTTCCAGAAAAACGCATAAATTCCACGATAACGCTTTAATGGGGAGCTATCCATGCATAGCTACGAAACCGGGATAGGTCAGTGGGTTGTAAAATACCGCTTTTGGCTCATTGCTGCCAACATGCTCTTTCTAATTGCATCAGCCTTGGGCATTTCCCGCTTAGTCGTCAACAACGATCTCCGCATTTTTTTTAGCCCCGAAAACCCCCAACTACAAGCCCTGGAGGCACTGGAAAACACCTATACCAAAGCCGATAACGTACTCTTTATCCTCGCTCCCAAAGATGGTAAAGTCTTTACCTCTGACACTCTCTCAGCAGTGGAAACCTTGACCGAGGCTTTATGGAAAACACCCTATTCAAGCCGTGTCGATTCCATTAGCAACTTCCAGCATACAACCGTCGAAGAGGATGACCTGATTGTGGAAGACCTTGTGGCAGATGCAAAATCCCTTTCAAAAGAGGATTTTTCCCGCATTAAAAATATTGCCCTTTCCGAACCTCAACTGGTTAACAGGCTTATCTCGCCATCAGGACATGTAACGGGAATCAATGTCAATATTCTCAAACCGGGCAAGTCAAATAATGAAGTGGTTGAGGTAGGTAACTTTGTTCGTGACCTGGCCCATAATTTCCGGCAGGAACATCCTCAAATCGACCTTTACCTGACAGGTATGGTCATGATGGACAACGCATACGGTGAAGTGGCACAAGACGATATGGGGACGCTCGTTCCTATTATGTTCCTTGCTCTCATAGTGATTACCGGTCTGGCACTGAGGTCATTAACGGGGACTTTTGTTACGCTCATCATTATCCTCTTTTCCACACTTACCGGAATGGGTTTGGCCGGTTGGCTGGGCATCTCCTTTAATGCCGCCTCTGCTAATGCTCCAACCATTATACTCACGCTGGCCGTTGCCGACAGCGTTCACCTTCTCACCTCCATGTTCCACCAGATCCATCTCAGCAAGTCAAAAGAAGAGGCTATTGCCAATGCACTGGCAGAGAATTTAAAGCCTGTCTTCTTAACAAGCATAACAACGGTCATTGGATTTCTGACAATGAATTTTTCCGATGCCCCGCCATTTCGAGACCTTGGAAACATGGTCGCCCTCGGTGTAACGGCGGCATTTTTCTATTCCATCCTCTTCCTCCCTCCTCTTGTAACCGTTCTTCCCATCGGGGTAAAAGCACGTGTAGAGCCAGGCTGTGAATACGACTATGAATGCTGTTCCTGCGATAGGCTGGCAGATATAGTTACCAGGTACCGCAATCCCCTTTTCTGGGGAATTCTCATTGCCGTGGGGATCGTTACAGCCGGGGTTTTTCGCATTGAGTTAAACGACAATTTTTCCAAATATTTTGATGATAGTTACGAGATCCGTAATGCCATGGATTTTATGGATGAAAACCTGACCGGTATGGATGTTATCGAATATTCTCTGAAAGCAGGTGAATCGGGAGGAATTAATGATCCCGAGTACCTGAAAATAGTGGAGGATTTTGCTAACTGGTACCGCAAACAACCCAATGTTGTCCATGTCAGTGCCATTACAGACACCATGAAACGTCTCAATAAAAACATGCATAACAATGATCCTGCTTGGTACCGTATTCCTGACAGGCGCGATCTGGCAGCTCAGTACCTGCTTCTTTATGAAATGTCCCTCCCCTTCGGTCTCGATCTGAATAACATGATCAACGTCGATAAATCGGCAACACGCCTCATAGTTAGTCTCAAGGCTATGACAACTCAGGAACAGCGGGCCATGGATGAACGGGCCGTGGCCTGGCTGAAGGCCAATGCACCCAAAGAGATGCTCACCGTCGGTTCGGGATTGACCATCATCTGGGCCCACCTGTCGGACCGCAATATTAAGAGCATGCTCATCGCCTCTTTCGGGGCCCTCATCCTCATTTCCGTTGCCCTCATTTTTGCCCTTAGAAGCTTTAAAATGGGCGTAATCAGTCTCCTGCCCAACCTGGCGCCGGCAACAATGGCCTTCGGTCTCTGGGGTCTCCTCGTAGGACGTGTCGGTCTCGGTCTTTCCGTTATTGTTTCCATGACACTCGGTATTGTCGTCGATGATACGATCCATTTTCTGAGCAGCTACCTGCGGGCGAGGAGAGAAAAGAATTTAGGATCCATTGCCGCTGTTCGCTATTCCTTTAACACAGTAGGTACGGCCATGTGGATTACGACGCTTTCCCTAGTTGTCGGATTTATGATCTTAAGCCTGTCGGGCTATAAAATGAATGCCGACATGGGACTCATGTCGGCCATTACCATCGTCCTTGCGCTGGCCATGGACTTTTTACTCTTACCAACATTACTCATTAAAGTGGAGGGTTCAAAATATGAGAAGAATAATACTTGTGATGATCCTGCTTGCAACACTCTTTCCCCTGCCGGCAAAGGCTGAGACACCTGCAGAGAAGGGCCTTAAAATTGCCATAGAGGCGGACAAAAGGGATTCCGGCTGGGGTGACTCAAAACAGGAATTTACCATGATCCTGAGAAACCGCCACGGTGAGGAGAGCAAAAGGGAAATCCGGGGACGATCTCTTGAAGTACCAGGCGATGGCGACAAATCATTAACCATTTTCGACACGCCGAAAGATGTGAAAGGAACAGCATTTCTTAATTTTACCCATAAGAAGGGTGACGATGACCAATGGCTCTACCTGCCGGCGCTCAAAAGGGTCAAACGAATCAGTTCCAGGAACAAGTCGGGTTCCTTCATGGGAAGCGAATTTTCCTATGAAGACATCTCCAGCCAGGAGGTGGAAAAGTATTCCTATAAGTGGATTAAAGATGAAAGCTACGACGGTAAGGACTGCTTCGTTACCGAGTCTTATCCCGTTGATAAAAAGAACTCAGGATATACGCGTATGGTCAACTGGATCGATAAGGCCCAATTTCGTACTTTAAAAGTGGAATATTACGACCGTAAGGAATCACATCTCAAAACACTCACCTTCAGGGCATATAAAAAGTACCTCGATAGATACTGGCGGCCCGATGAAATGAACATGATCAACCACCAGAACGGTAAAAGCACACAGCTTCTCTTTAACAATTATCAATTTCGTACAGGCCTGAAAGATAGTGATTTTAACAAGAGCAGTCTTAAACGGGCCAGATGAAAAGGAACTTCCTTGTCATAGAAACACTTATTCTCTGTAACCTGATCATATTGACTCCGGCATCTTTTTCAGCAGAGTTCTCAGGCTACCTCTCTACAGAAGGGATTTACTTTTTTAAGAAGCCGCTCTTTGACAAACAGGAAAGAAATACCGCATCCATCGCCCTGCAGCCCGAGTTTTA comes from Deltaproteobacteria bacterium and encodes:
- a CDS encoding MMPL family transporter, giving the protein MHSYETGIGQWVVKYRFWLIAANMLFLIASALGISRLVVNNDLRIFFSPENPQLQALEALENTYTKADNVLFILAPKDGKVFTSDTLSAVETLTEALWKTPYSSRVDSISNFQHTTVEEDDLIVEDLVADAKSLSKEDFSRIKNIALSEPQLVNRLISPSGHVTGINVNILKPGKSNNEVVEVGNFVRDLAHNFRQEHPQIDLYLTGMVMMDNAYGEVAQDDMGTLVPIMFLALIVITGLALRSLTGTFVTLIIILFSTLTGMGLAGWLGISFNAASANAPTIILTLAVADSVHLLTSMFHQIHLSKSKEEAIANALAENLKPVFLTSITTVIGFLTMNFSDAPPFRDLGNMVALGVTAAFFYSILFLPPLVTVLPIGVKARVEPGCEYDYECCSCDRLADIVTRYRNPLFWGILIAVGIVTAGVFRIELNDNFSKYFDDSYEIRNAMDFMDENLTGMDVIEYSLKAGESGGINDPEYLKIVEDFANWYRKQPNVVHVSAITDTMKRLNKNMHNNDPAWYRIPDRRDLAAQYLLLYEMSLPFGLDLNNMINVDKSATRLIVSLKAMTTQEQRAMDERAVAWLKANAPKEMLTVGSGLTIIWAHLSDRNIKSMLIASFGALILISVALIFALRSFKMGVISLLPNLAPATMAFGLWGLLVGRVGLGLSVIVSMTLGIVVDDTIHFLSSYLRARREKNLGSIAAVRYSFNTVGTAMWITTLSLVVGFMILSLSGYKMNADMGLMSAITIVLALAMDFLLLPTLLIKVEGSKYEKNNTCDDPACNTLSPAGKG
- a CDS encoding outer membrane lipoprotein-sorting protein; translation: MRRIILVMILLATLFPLPAKAETPAEKGLKIAIEADKRDSGWGDSKQEFTMILRNRHGEESKREIRGRSLEVPGDGDKSLTIFDTPKDVKGTAFLNFTHKKGDDDQWLYLPALKRVKRISSRNKSGSFMGSEFSYEDISSQEVEKYSYKWIKDESYDGKDCFVTESYPVDKKNSGYTRMVNWIDKAQFRTLKVEYYDRKESHLKTLTFRAYKKYLDRYWRPDEMNMINHQNGKSTQLLFNNYQFRTGLKDSDFNKSSLKRAR